From Streptomyces sp. NBC_00683, one genomic window encodes:
- a CDS encoding MFS transporter: MSGTSTAVTRLRAAAGGANRWVVLVVLCLSLLLVALDATVLHVAVPAVTEDLRPSAVGLLWIVDAYPLVCASLLILFGTLGDRIGRRRVLLFGYALFGIASALAAAADTPAVLIAARALLGVGGAMIMPATLSILRQVFPDRRERALAIGIWTAVAAVGAAAGPVVGGFLVEHYWWGSVFLINIPLMAMILPLGRFLLPESRGAGDGPWDVVGALMAAAGVLGVVLGVKRMGGGGLDLAGVAPLLAGAALLVFFVRRQKRRTHPLIDIAMFSRPAFTTAVGCIVLAMLALVGLELIAVQYLQLVLDLSPLETGLRLLPLTFAAMAAGATGSYTLSRIGPRRMVGWGFVLTAASVLLLTLMGQHDRPALLTVGFVLLGFGLQSTLFGAYESMLSEAPAERAGGAAAIGETSYQLGAGLGIALLGSVMNAAYAPGLVRLHEEGVPASAGSAASNSLGEAYQVAAQLGGPMGDLLRNTARHAFVQGLHVTLLVSAGLLLLGALAALRLPKVMDCTPAREACRARVVEPAAAAPRPEPRALPVQKRPGRRLALPARREPAEATSSGRAPR, encoded by the coding sequence ATGAGCGGGACGTCCACGGCTGTGACCCGGCTGCGCGCAGCAGCCGGCGGTGCCAACCGCTGGGTCGTCCTGGTCGTCCTCTGCCTCAGTCTGCTGCTGGTCGCACTCGACGCGACCGTGCTGCACGTCGCCGTCCCCGCCGTCACCGAGGACCTGCGGCCCAGCGCCGTCGGCCTGCTGTGGATCGTGGACGCCTATCCGCTGGTCTGCGCCTCGCTGCTGATTCTCTTCGGCACGCTCGGTGACCGGATCGGCAGACGGCGTGTCCTGCTGTTCGGCTACGCGCTCTTCGGGATCGCCTCCGCGCTGGCGGCGGCAGCCGATACTCCCGCCGTACTGATAGCGGCGCGTGCCCTGCTCGGTGTCGGCGGCGCGATGATCATGCCCGCGACGCTGTCGATACTCCGCCAGGTCTTCCCCGACCGGCGCGAGCGCGCCCTGGCCATCGGGATATGGACCGCGGTCGCCGCCGTGGGTGCCGCCGCCGGACCCGTCGTCGGCGGATTCCTCGTCGAGCACTACTGGTGGGGTTCGGTCTTCCTCATCAACATCCCGCTGATGGCCATGATCCTTCCGCTCGGCCGCTTCCTGCTGCCCGAGTCCCGCGGCGCCGGAGACGGCCCCTGGGACGTGGTCGGCGCCCTGATGGCCGCGGCGGGCGTGCTCGGAGTCGTCCTCGGGGTCAAGCGGATGGGCGGTGGCGGGCTGGACCTCGCCGGTGTCGCCCCGCTGCTTGCGGGAGCCGCGCTGCTGGTGTTCTTCGTGCGCAGGCAGAAACGCCGTACGCATCCGCTGATCGACATCGCGATGTTCTCCCGGCCGGCCTTCACCACCGCCGTGGGCTGCATCGTCCTCGCGATGCTGGCCCTGGTCGGACTGGAGCTGATCGCCGTCCAGTACCTCCAGCTGGTGCTGGACCTCAGCCCGCTGGAAACCGGTCTGCGGCTCCTTCCGCTGACCTTCGCCGCGATGGCGGCCGGCGCCACGGGCTCGTACACCCTGAGCCGGATCGGTCCCCGCCGCATGGTCGGCTGGGGTTTCGTGCTCACGGCGGCCTCGGTGCTCCTGCTGACCCTGATGGGGCAGCACGACCGGCCGGCGCTGCTCACCGTCGGCTTCGTGCTGCTGGGCTTCGGGCTGCAGTCCACGCTCTTCGGGGCGTACGAATCGATGCTCAGCGAGGCTCCCGCGGAACGGGCCGGAGGCGCGGCGGCGATCGGCGAGACCTCGTACCAGCTGGGCGCCGGACTGGGGATCGCCCTGCTCGGCAGTGTCATGAACGCGGCCTACGCGCCCGGACTGGTACGGCTCCACGAGGAGGGCGTGCCCGCCTCGGCCGGTTCGGCCGCCTCGAACTCGCTCGGCGAGGCCTACCAGGTGGCGGCCCAGCTGGGCGGACCGATGGGTGATCTGCTGCGGAACACGGCCCGGCACGCCTTCGTCCAGGGTCTGCACGTCACGCTGCTGGTCAGCGCCGGACTGCTGCTGCTCGGGGCACTGGCGGCGCTGCGGCTGCCCAAGGTCATGGACTGCACTCCGGCCAGGGAGGCCTGCCGGGCGCGCGTGGTCGAACCGGCTGCCGCCGCGCCGCGCCCCGAGCCGCGTGCGCTGCCGGTGCAGAAGCGGCCGGGCCGTCGGCTCGCACTGCCCGCGCGGCGCGAACCCGCCGAGGCCACGAGCTCTGGACGGGCGCCGCGCTGA
- a CDS encoding acyl-CoA dehydrogenase family protein: MSVKPSKLPPFDPADPIGIDDLLEPEDLAIRDTVRSWATDRVLPHIAEWYENGELPGIRELARELGSLGALGMSLQGYGCAGATAVQYGLACLELEAADSGIRSLVSVQGSLAMYAIHRFGSEEQKQQWLPGMAAGEIIGCFGLTEPDHGSDPAGMRTYAKRDGDDWVLTGRKMWITNGSVAGVAVVWAQTDEGDGGSGIRGFVVPTDSPGFSAPEIRHKWSLRASVTSELVLDGVRLPADAVLPGVTGLRGPLSCLSHARYGIVWGAMGAARASFESAVDYAKTREQFGKPIGGFQLTQAKLADMAVELHKGILLAHHLGRRMDAGRLRPEQVSFGKLNNVREAIEICRTSRTILGANGISLEYPVMRHATNLESVLTYEGTVEMHQLVLGKALTGLDAFR; the protein is encoded by the coding sequence ATGTCCGTGAAGCCGTCGAAACTCCCGCCGTTCGACCCGGCCGACCCCATCGGCATCGACGATCTCCTCGAGCCGGAGGACCTCGCGATCCGCGACACCGTGCGCAGCTGGGCCACCGACCGCGTCCTGCCGCACATCGCCGAGTGGTACGAGAACGGCGAGCTCCCAGGCATCCGCGAGCTGGCCCGCGAACTGGGCTCCCTCGGCGCCCTGGGCATGTCCCTGCAGGGATACGGCTGTGCCGGAGCCACCGCGGTCCAGTACGGCCTGGCCTGTCTGGAGCTGGAGGCGGCCGACTCCGGGATCCGCTCCCTCGTCTCCGTCCAGGGCTCGCTCGCCATGTACGCGATCCACCGCTTCGGGTCCGAGGAGCAGAAGCAGCAGTGGCTGCCCGGCATGGCGGCCGGCGAGATCATCGGCTGCTTCGGGCTCACGGAGCCGGACCACGGCTCGGACCCGGCCGGGATGCGGACGTACGCCAAGCGTGACGGCGACGACTGGGTCCTCACCGGCCGCAAGATGTGGATCACCAACGGATCGGTCGCCGGGGTCGCCGTCGTCTGGGCGCAGACCGACGAGGGCGACGGTGGCTCCGGAATCCGTGGCTTCGTGGTGCCCACGGACAGCCCGGGATTCTCCGCGCCGGAGATCCGGCACAAGTGGTCACTGCGCGCCTCGGTCACCAGCGAGCTCGTCCTTGACGGAGTACGGCTGCCCGCCGACGCCGTACTGCCCGGCGTCACCGGTCTGCGCGGCCCGCTCAGCTGTCTCAGCCATGCCCGCTACGGCATCGTCTGGGGGGCCATGGGCGCGGCGCGCGCCAGCTTCGAGTCGGCCGTGGACTACGCCAAGACCCGGGAGCAGTTCGGCAAGCCGATCGGCGGCTTCCAGCTGACCCAGGCCAAGCTCGCCGATATGGCCGTCGAACTGCACAAGGGCATCCTGCTCGCCCACCACCTGGGCCGCCGGATGGACGCGGGCAGGCTCCGTCCCGAGCAGGTCAGTTTCGGCAAGCTCAACAACGTGCGGGAAGCCATCGAGATCTGCCGCACCTCGCGCACGATCCTCGGCGCCAACGGGATCTCGCTGGAGTACCCGGTGATGCGGCACGCCACGAATCTGGAGTCGGTGCTCACCTACGAGGGCACCGTGGAGATGCACCAGCTGGTGCTGGGCAAGGCGCTCACCGGTCTGGACGCCTTCCGGTAG
- a CDS encoding cell division protein SepF, with protein sequence MGSVRKASAWLGLVEDNDERYYDDEYSEDAETGTNQAWTTDPRVQVAAETAEDRGRRIATVTPDSFRDARGIGELFRDGVPVIVNLTAMDPADAKRVVDFAAGLTFGLRGSIERVATRVFLLTPADTQVVTGEAAGRPADGFFNQS encoded by the coding sequence ATGGGATCGGTGCGCAAGGCGAGTGCCTGGCTGGGCCTCGTAGAGGACAACGACGAGCGGTACTACGACGACGAGTACTCCGAGGATGCTGAGACCGGCACGAACCAGGCCTGGACGACCGACCCCCGCGTGCAGGTGGCTGCCGAGACGGCCGAGGACAGAGGCCGCCGGATCGCCACCGTCACCCCGGACAGCTTCCGGGACGCGCGCGGCATCGGCGAGCTCTTCCGGGACGGTGTGCCGGTGATCGTCAACCTCACGGCCATGGACCCCGCCGACGCCAAGCGCGTCGTGGACTTCGCCGCGGGTCTGACGTTCGGGCTGCGCGGCTCGATCGAGCGCGTGGCCACACGGGTCTTCCTCCTGACCCCTGCCGACACCCAGGTGGTGACCGGCGAAGCCGCCGGCCGGCCGGCCGACGGCTTCTTCAACCAGAGCTGA
- a CDS encoding DUF5685 family protein, protein MFGIVRPCTHRLSERLRTEWMAHLCGLCLALRADHGQFARIVTNYDGLIVSVLTEAQTERTTAQRRTAGPCPLRSMRTAPVARGEGARLAAAVSLVLASAKVRDHVADRDGLLKRRPVAAAARRVAAGWDRAGARTGAELGFDTAVLVDAVDRQTGIESLAGPGTPLLTVTEPTETATAAAFAHTAVLADKPQNAAPLAEAGRLFGRLAHLLDAVEDRETDAASGAWNPLTATGTPLSEARRLCDDALHGMRLALRDAEFTDSKLAHVLLVHELRRSVDRAFGSASCSHQPDLPTGSFGPAPGNPYAPTPGGPYGPPGPPLPPEPPRNRRGLIAGCLVWAGLACTCQMCCGSFHDPWSGQEREGLCQKCDCGDCCDACDCCSNCCSCGGEDGGCCDCGCDC, encoded by the coding sequence GTGTTCGGAATCGTGAGGCCCTGCACCCATCGGCTGTCCGAGAGGCTCAGGACGGAGTGGATGGCCCATCTCTGCGGGCTGTGTCTCGCCCTTCGCGCCGACCACGGGCAGTTCGCCCGGATCGTCACGAACTACGACGGCCTGATCGTCTCGGTCCTGACGGAGGCTCAGACCGAAAGGACCACGGCACAGCGGCGCACCGCGGGCCCCTGCCCGCTGCGCTCGATGCGGACGGCTCCGGTCGCCCGCGGCGAGGGGGCCAGACTCGCCGCCGCCGTCTCGCTCGTGCTGGCGTCGGCGAAGGTGCGCGACCACGTGGCCGACCGGGACGGGCTGTTGAAGCGGCGTCCGGTCGCCGCCGCGGCACGCCGGGTGGCCGCCGGCTGGGACAGGGCCGGGGCCCGTACCGGCGCCGAGCTCGGGTTCGACACGGCGGTACTGGTCGACGCGGTCGACCGGCAGACCGGGATCGAGTCGCTCGCCGGACCGGGAACACCCCTGCTGACGGTCACCGAACCGACCGAGACGGCGACGGCCGCGGCCTTCGCGCACACCGCCGTACTCGCGGACAAGCCGCAGAACGCCGCGCCGCTCGCCGAGGCCGGACGGCTCTTCGGGCGGCTCGCCCATCTGCTGGATGCCGTGGAGGACCGGGAAACTGACGCGGCGTCGGGTGCCTGGAACCCGCTCACCGCCACCGGCACGCCGCTCTCCGAGGCCCGGCGGCTGTGCGACGACGCGCTGCACGGGATGCGCCTCGCGCTGCGCGACGCGGAGTTCACCGACAGCAAGCTGGCGCACGTGCTGCTGGTGCACGAGCTGCGGCGCTCGGTGGACCGGGCCTTCGGCTCGGCCTCCTGCTCGCATCAGCCGGACCTGCCGACGGGATCCTTCGGCCCGGCGCCCGGCAACCCGTACGCGCCGACACCCGGTGGTCCGTACGGTCCCCCCGGCCCGCCGCTCCCGCCCGAGCCGCCCCGCAACCGGCGCGGCCTGATCGCCGGCTGCCTCGTGTGGGCGGGGCTCGCCTGCACCTGCCAGATGTGCTGCGGAAGCTTCCACGACCCCTGGTCGGGGCAGGAACGCGAAGGCCTCTGCCAGAAGTGCGACTGCGGTGACTGCTGCGACGCCTGCGACTGCTGCAGCAACTGCTGCAGCTGCGGCGGGGAGGACGGCGGCTGCTGCGACTGCGGGTGCGACTGCTGA
- a CDS encoding ABC transporter substrate-binding protein, whose protein sequence is MPRTRHTAAFALITAAALTLTACGSGDPAASSAGTGPAGKGKFSTADVVSSVKKNEAAAKLLPADVRDSGTLTIASSIGTPPGAFYLEDGKTLTGADIEFADAAAKALGLKLKREVASFEAILPALGSGKYDLGTGNFGVTDERLKTIDFVTYINDGQGFAVRDDSKLKDVTDLTQLCGLTVGTSAGTTFEATLEKNKHVCADAGKKAYDVKTYADQAAVWISLQQGRSDVVMSTINGSRYAVSQQKGLRFLSEFKRLDVGFAFKKGTPLAPAFQAAVNGLKTDGTYDRILNKWGTKGSAIESSQISPPEIK, encoded by the coding sequence ATGCCCCGAACCCGGCACACCGCCGCCTTCGCCCTGATCACCGCTGCCGCGCTCACGCTCACCGCCTGCGGATCGGGTGACCCGGCGGCCTCCTCGGCCGGTACCGGCCCCGCGGGCAAGGGGAAGTTCTCCACGGCCGATGTCGTCTCGTCGGTGAAGAAGAACGAGGCTGCGGCGAAGCTGCTGCCCGCCGATGTACGCGACTCGGGCACCCTCACCATCGCCTCCAGCATCGGCACCCCGCCCGGAGCCTTCTACCTGGAGGACGGCAAGACCCTGACCGGCGCGGACATCGAGTTCGCGGACGCGGCGGCCAAGGCCCTCGGACTGAAGCTGAAGCGTGAGGTCGCCTCCTTCGAGGCGATCCTCCCGGCGCTCGGCAGCGGGAAGTACGACCTGGGTACCGGCAACTTCGGGGTGACCGACGAGCGCCTGAAGACGATCGACTTCGTGACGTACATCAACGACGGCCAGGGCTTCGCCGTCCGCGACGACAGCAAGCTGAAGGACGTCACCGACCTCACCCAGCTCTGCGGCCTGACCGTGGGCACCAGCGCCGGGACCACGTTCGAGGCGACGCTGGAGAAGAACAAGCACGTGTGCGCCGACGCGGGCAAGAAGGCGTACGACGTGAAGACGTACGCCGACCAGGCCGCCGTCTGGATCTCGCTCCAGCAGGGTCGCAGCGATGTCGTCATGTCGACCATCAACGGGTCGCGCTACGCCGTGTCCCAGCAGAAGGGGCTGCGCTTCCTCAGCGAGTTCAAGCGGCTCGATGTCGGCTTCGCCTTCAAGAAGGGCACCCCGCTGGCGCCCGCCTTCCAGGCGGCGGTCAACGGCCTCAAGACGGACGGGACCTACGACCGGATCCTGAACAAGTGGGGCACGAAGGGTTCGGCGATCGAGTCGTCGCAGATCTCGCCGCCCGAGATCAAGTGA
- a CDS encoding amino acid ABC transporter permease: MSAQTDTLPPPLPAPPAQHDEASAPRIVPVRRTGQWAAAVAVLILLAGALTSVIRNDAFQWDVVGDYLTTASVLRGLGLTLWLTALVMVLGFALGTLLAVLRLSGNRVLQAVSWGYIWLFRSTPILVQLLFWFNIGALYPEVLGVSTVNILGPVAVAVIGLTLHEAAYAAEVVRGGILSVERGQLEAAQSLGLGPWRRLRRIVLPQAMRSIVPPAGNMLIGTLKGTSIVSIIAVQDLLYSVQLVYHRTYEVIPLLLVATLWYIAVTSLLSIGQYYVERHYARGTADAR; the protein is encoded by the coding sequence ATGTCTGCGCAGACAGATACCCTCCCACCGCCGCTTCCGGCCCCGCCCGCACAGCACGACGAAGCCTCCGCCCCGCGCATCGTCCCGGTACGACGAACAGGACAGTGGGCAGCGGCCGTTGCCGTCCTGATTCTTCTCGCGGGGGCGTTGACCTCGGTCATCCGCAACGACGCGTTCCAGTGGGACGTCGTCGGCGACTACCTCACCACCGCCTCCGTACTGCGCGGCCTCGGGCTCACCCTGTGGCTCACCGCGCTCGTGATGGTGCTCGGCTTCGCCCTCGGGACGCTCCTCGCCGTGCTCAGGCTCTCCGGCAACCGGGTGCTGCAGGCCGTCAGCTGGGGATACATCTGGCTGTTCAGGTCCACTCCGATCCTGGTCCAGCTGCTCTTCTGGTTCAACATCGGCGCGCTGTACCCGGAGGTCCTCGGCGTCAGCACGGTCAACATCCTCGGCCCCGTCGCCGTCGCCGTCATCGGACTCACCCTCCACGAGGCCGCGTACGCCGCCGAAGTGGTCCGCGGCGGCATCCTCTCCGTCGAGCGCGGACAGCTGGAGGCAGCCCAGTCGCTCGGCCTGGGACCCTGGCGCCGGCTCCGGCGGATCGTGCTGCCGCAGGCCATGCGCTCCATCGTCCCGCCCGCCGGGAACATGCTGATCGGCACGCTCAAGGGCACCTCGATCGTCAGCATCATCGCCGTGCAGGACCTGCTCTACTCGGTGCAGCTCGTCTACCACCGCACCTACGAAGTCATCCCGCTGCTGCTGGTCGCCACCCTCTGGTACATAGCCGTCACCTCCCTCCTGTCCATCGGGCAGTACTACGTCGAACGCCACTACGCGCGCGGCACGGCAGACGCCCGATGA
- a CDS encoding FAD/NAD(P)-binding protein translates to MSGVPTLVIIGGGPRGTGVIERIAANADELYEDLRLDIHLVDPYPPGGGRIWRQDQSPLLWMNSMAEDVTMFTDDTVQQDGPVRPGPALHTWAADVREGRTTTGTAPAILEEIRGLGAQDFPSRRLQSAYLRWVYEQALAALPPGITVHEHLGRARQITGPRDGRQRVWLDGRTEPLVADLVVLTVGHLDAELDPEQRELGDFAARHGLVHLPPDFTADTDLTALPAGEPVIVRGFGLAFIDLMVLLTEGRGGRYENGAYVPSGREPVLYVGSRRGVPYHSKIGYTWTGERPPLPRHFGPGRVEELLNGPGPVDFRRDLWPLVTKELGHAHYHRLFTSHPERTTVEWGDFEEKYAVAEPGSAELQALVSSAVPDPADRLDLEALDHPLDGVRHASYDTLQDGLRDYITADLARRHDPANSPDLAVFLGLLSVYGQLIHFGDIGEKWHSFFSYLASGPPGPRLRQLLALSRAGVVRFLGAGLTVEADEERGVFRASGATVPGEFTEARALVEARLPDPSLHRTRSTLLRGLYEDGAAGTDTGLLSVDARDSRILGVDGRPHPRRFALGPYTTARSSGAFTRPRTGGPAFRQNDATARTALAFLRDLSCRDRRTA, encoded by the coding sequence ATGAGCGGCGTACCGACCCTCGTCATCATCGGCGGCGGACCGCGCGGCACCGGCGTCATCGAACGCATCGCCGCCAACGCGGACGAGCTGTACGAGGACCTGCGCCTGGACATCCACCTCGTCGACCCGTACCCGCCCGGCGGCGGCCGGATATGGCGGCAGGACCAGTCCCCGCTGCTCTGGATGAACTCCATGGCCGAGGACGTCACCATGTTCACCGACGACACCGTGCAGCAGGACGGCCCCGTACGCCCCGGCCCCGCCCTGCACACCTGGGCCGCCGACGTCCGCGAGGGGCGGACCACGACCGGCACCGCCCCCGCGATACTGGAGGAGATACGAGGGCTCGGCGCCCAGGACTTCCCGAGCCGCCGACTGCAGAGCGCCTATCTGCGCTGGGTGTACGAGCAGGCGCTCGCCGCACTCCCGCCGGGCATCACCGTCCATGAGCACCTGGGCCGCGCACGGCAGATCACCGGCCCCCGCGACGGCCGCCAGCGCGTCTGGCTCGACGGACGCACCGAGCCCCTCGTCGCCGACCTCGTCGTCCTCACCGTCGGCCACCTCGACGCCGAACTCGACCCGGAGCAGCGGGAACTGGGCGACTTCGCGGCACGGCACGGGCTGGTCCACCTGCCCCCGGACTTCACCGCCGACACCGACCTGACGGCCCTGCCCGCGGGCGAACCGGTCATCGTCCGCGGCTTCGGTCTCGCCTTCATCGACCTGATGGTCCTGCTGACCGAGGGGCGCGGCGGACGGTACGAGAACGGGGCCTACGTCCCCTCCGGCCGGGAACCCGTCCTGTACGTCGGATCGCGGCGCGGCGTGCCGTACCACTCGAAGATCGGCTACACCTGGACGGGCGAACGGCCGCCCCTGCCACGCCACTTCGGCCCCGGCCGGGTGGAGGAACTGCTGAACGGTCCCGGCCCCGTGGACTTCCGGCGCGATCTGTGGCCGCTGGTCACCAAGGAGCTCGGCCACGCCCACTACCACCGGCTCTTCACCAGCCACCCCGAGCGCACCACCGTCGAATGGGGCGACTTCGAGGAGAAGTACGCCGTCGCGGAGCCCGGCAGCGCCGAACTCCAGGCACTCGTCTCCTCGGCCGTCCCCGACCCCGCCGACCGGCTCGACCTGGAGGCGCTCGACCACCCGCTGGACGGCGTGCGCCACGCCTCGTACGACACCCTGCAGGACGGGCTGCGCGACTACATCACCGCTGACCTGGCACGCCGCCACGACCCCGCCAACAGCCCCGATCTCGCCGTCTTCCTCGGACTGCTGTCCGTCTACGGGCAGCTGATCCACTTCGGCGACATCGGCGAGAAGTGGCACAGCTTCTTCAGCTACCTCGCCTCCGGACCGCCCGGCCCCCGGCTGCGCCAGCTCCTCGCCCTGTCCCGCGCCGGAGTCGTCCGCTTCCTCGGAGCCGGGCTCACCGTCGAGGCCGACGAGGAGCGGGGCGTCTTCCGGGCCTCCGGCGCGACCGTACCCGGAGAGTTCACCGAGGCCCGGGCACTGGTCGAGGCCAGACTCCCCGACCCGTCCCTGCACCGCACCCGCAGCACACTGCTGCGCGGACTGTACGAGGACGGGGCCGCCGGCACCGACACGGGACTGCTCTCCGTGGACGCCCGCGACAGCCGGATCCTCGGCGTCGACGGCAGGCCGCACCCGCGCCGCTTCGCCCTCGGCCCGTACACCACCGCACGGTCGAGCGGCGCCTTCACCCGGCCGCGCACCGGCGGCCCCGCCTTCCGGCAGAACGACGCCACCGCCCGCACGGCGCTCGCGTTCCTGCGCGACCTCTCCTGTCGTGACCGCCGCACCGCGTGA
- a CDS encoding amino acid ABC transporter permease translates to MPLTSDPPIDKETVRTPPHDGPGFAELTVVPLRHPWRWVAVAATAVLLAQFLNGLITNPGWEWDVFAQFFTTETILKAVWVTLQLTFYGTVLGFALGIVLAFMRLSASPFLRAVAYAYIWAFRSIPLIVQLLFWFNLAYLYKELQFGIPFGPGFFSFDTMNLVGAMSAAVLGLALHQAAYAAEIVRGGVLAVDSGQLEAAAALGIPRLRQLRRIVLPQAMRSILPNAANEIISLFKGTSIVSVMAIGELFYQVQVVYGRNGRVVPLLMVATVWYILLTTVLSVLQYYVERHYAKGAVR, encoded by the coding sequence ATGCCGCTGACCAGCGATCCACCCATCGACAAAGAGACCGTACGAACACCCCCGCACGACGGGCCCGGCTTCGCCGAGCTGACCGTCGTCCCACTGCGCCACCCCTGGCGCTGGGTCGCCGTCGCGGCCACCGCGGTGCTGCTCGCCCAGTTCCTGAACGGGCTGATCACCAACCCCGGCTGGGAATGGGACGTCTTCGCCCAGTTCTTCACGACCGAGACCATCCTCAAGGCGGTCTGGGTCACCCTCCAGCTGACCTTCTACGGAACGGTCCTCGGCTTCGCGCTCGGCATCGTCCTCGCCTTCATGAGGCTGTCGGCCAGCCCGTTCCTCAGGGCGGTCGCGTACGCCTACATCTGGGCGTTCCGGTCGATCCCGCTCATCGTCCAGCTGCTGTTCTGGTTCAACCTCGCCTACCTCTACAAGGAGCTGCAGTTCGGCATCCCGTTCGGGCCCGGCTTCTTCTCCTTCGACACCATGAACCTCGTCGGAGCGATGAGCGCGGCCGTCCTCGGGCTCGCGCTGCACCAGGCGGCGTACGCCGCGGAGATCGTCCGGGGCGGCGTACTCGCCGTGGACAGCGGCCAGTTGGAGGCCGCCGCCGCCCTCGGGATCCCCCGGTTGCGGCAGCTGCGGCGGATCGTGCTGCCGCAGGCGATGCGCTCCATCCTGCCGAACGCGGCCAACGAGATCATCTCCCTCTTCAAGGGCACCTCGATCGTCTCCGTGATGGCGATCGGCGAACTCTTCTACCAGGTCCAGGTCGTCTACGGCCGCAACGGCAGGGTCGTGCCCCTGCTGATGGTCGCCACGGTCTGGTACATCCTCCTGACCACCGTGCTCTCCGTCCTCCAGTACTACGTCGAACGTCACTACGCCAAGGGGGCCGTGCGATGA
- a CDS encoding amino acid ABC transporter ATP-binding protein, with protein MVEIRAVHKSFGSQEVLRGIDLSVRAGEVTVVLGPSGSGKSTLLRTINHLEKVDQGWISVDGTLVGYRRSGNKLYELREREVLRQRTQIGFVFQNFNLFPHLTVLENIIEAPVAALGRTRKDAVASAKALLARVGLADKSGAYPKQLSGGQQQRVAIARALALEPKLLLFDEPTSALDPELVGEVLDVIKDLAHQGTTMIVVTHEIGFAREVADTVVFMDEGRIVEQGPPADVLDRPVQERTRAFLSKVL; from the coding sequence ATGGTCGAGATACGCGCCGTGCACAAGAGCTTCGGCTCCCAAGAAGTGCTCCGCGGCATCGACCTGTCCGTACGGGCGGGAGAGGTGACCGTCGTCCTCGGTCCCTCCGGCTCGGGGAAGTCCACCCTGCTGCGCACCATCAACCACCTGGAGAAGGTCGACCAGGGCTGGATCAGCGTCGACGGCACCCTGGTCGGCTACCGCCGGTCCGGCAACAAGCTGTACGAGCTCCGCGAACGCGAGGTGCTGCGCCAGCGCACCCAGATCGGCTTCGTCTTCCAGAACTTCAACCTCTTCCCGCACCTGACCGTCCTCGAGAACATCATCGAGGCCCCGGTCGCAGCACTCGGCCGCACCCGCAAGGACGCCGTCGCCTCGGCCAAGGCCCTCCTCGCCCGGGTCGGGCTCGCCGACAAGTCGGGGGCCTACCCCAAACAGCTCTCCGGCGGCCAGCAGCAGCGCGTCGCCATCGCCCGTGCGCTCGCCCTCGAACCGAAGCTGCTGCTCTTCGACGAGCCGACCTCCGCGCTCGACCCCGAACTCGTCGGCGAGGTCCTCGACGTCATCAAGGACCTGGCGCACCAGGGCACCACGATGATCGTCGTCACGCACGAGATCGGCTTCGCCCGCGAGGTCGCCGACACCGTCGTGTTCATGGACGAGGGGCGGATCGTCGAGCAGGGGCCGCCCGCCGACGTACTCGACCGCCCCGTCCAGGAACGCACTCGCGCCTTCCTCTCCAAGGTCCTCTGA